In a single window of the Salvelinus alpinus chromosome 15, SLU_Salpinus.1, whole genome shotgun sequence genome:
- the LOC139539948 gene encoding ankyrin repeat domain-containing protein 34C-like has translation MMADILELRTDGNSLLKAVWLRRLRLTRLLLDGGAYINESNERGETPLMVACMSKHSDPQSVSKAKLVKYLLDNKADPNIQDKAGRTALMHACSQRAGYEVVSHLLTNGADPSLEDRSGASALVYAVNADDKETLKGLLAACKAKGKEVIIITTDKSPSGTKTTKQYLNAPPSPELDDKGSPAFCTTPSDIELNTSSSPNSAEQHNTIFSFQTKLKTSSSTAAKLPNGPTSPTRRPANPKRARLPQLKRLQSEPWGLIAPSVLAPAAAHEESKITTSDEDVVTGINGLSLSKRSTLSRQNSVDGKDVLFPQISSSLSVPPTSKSAYERSLGQQHQPLARRSTVPAEQDSSSNSGPDSLRDTVYRRWLGTDHYDSDSQLYSDCGMLDSPKVSLERKKLNGSPLAMLTNSRESLDINNSTSSPSTARRCAPGLLERRGSGTLLLDYISHTRPGHLPPLNFNPNPPIPDIGTSSKPSSPLASGFRSIAPVAANSPNRGQLKSNKKLVRRHSMQVEQMKQLSAFEEL, from the coding sequence ATGATGGCAGACATACTAGAGCTGCGGACAGACGGGAACTCTCTCCTGAAGGCGGTGTGGCTCCGACGCCTGCGGCTCACCAGGCTCCTGCTGGATGGGGGTGCCTACATCAATGAGAGCAACGAGCGAGGAGAGACACCGCTCATGGTGGCCTGCATGTCCAAACACAGCGACCCGCAGAGTGTCAGTAAGGCAAAGCTGGTTAAGTACCTACTGGATAACAAGGCTGATCCCAACATCCAGGATAAAGCAGGCCGGACAGCCCTGATGCACGCCTGCAGTCAGAGGGCGGGATATGAGGTGGTGTCCCACCTGTTGACCAATGGGGCAGACCCAAGTCTGGAAGACAGGAGCGGGGCCTCTGCTCTGGTCTATGCCGTTAACGCAGACGATAAGGAGACCCTAAAGGGTCTCCTAGCCGCATGTAAAGCCAAGGGCAAAGAGGTCATCATTATCACCACAGACAAGTCACCCTCTGGCACCAAAACCACCAAGCAGTACCTGAATGCCCCCCCTTCCCCAGAGCTAGACGATAAGGGCTCCCCTGCATTCTGCACCACTCCTTCTGACATTGAGCTCAACACCTCCTCCTCACCTAACTCAGCCGAGCAGCACAACACTATCTTCAGTTTCCAGACAAAGTTGAAAACATCGTCCAGCACAGCAGCAAAGCTTCCCAATGGGCCGACTTCTCCCACACGGCGACCAGCCAACCCCAAGCGTGCTCGTTTACCCCAGCTGAAGCGTCTGCAGTCAGAGCCCTGGGGGCTGATCGCTCCCTCCGTCCTCGCTCCAGCTGCGGCCCACGAGGAGAGTAAGATAACCACCTCTGATGAGGACGTTGTCACAGGCATCAATGGACTTTCTCTGTCAAAGAGATCGACTCTGTCTCGACAAAACAGTGTGGATGGCAAGGATGTGTTGTTTCCACAAATTTCGTCCTCATTATCTGTCCCTCCAACTTCCAAATCGGCATATGAGAGGAGTCTGGGTCAGCAGCACCAGCCCCTAGCCCGGCGTAGCACCGTCCCTGCAGagcaggacagtagcagtaacagtggGCCAGACAGTTTGAGAGACACGGTCTACAGGAGATGGCTGGGCACTGACCACTATGACTCAGACTCCCAGCTGTACTCAGACTGTGGCATGCTGGACTCTCCTAAGGTTTCTCTAGAAAGGAAGAAACTCAACGGGTCTCCATTAGCCATGCTGACCAACTCCAGGGAGTCCCTAGACATCAACAACAGCACGTCATCTCCCAGCACAGCACGACGGTGCGCACCAGGCCTCCTGGAGAGGCGAGGCTCAGGGACTCTGCTGCTGGACTACATTTCCCATACCCGTCCTGGCCATCTACCCCCCCTGAACTTCAACCCCAACCCTCCTATACCTGACATTGGAACCAGCAGCAAGCCCTCGTCCCCTCTTGCCTCAGGTTTCAGATCAATAGCTCCAGTAGCAGCAAACTCACCAAATAGAGGCCAGCTCAAGTCAAATAAGAAACTTGTAAGGAGGCACTCTATGCAAGTGGAGCAAATGAAACAACTCTCTGCTTTTGAGGAGCTGTAG
- the LOC139539950 gene encoding isocitrate dehydrogenase [NADP], mitochondrial, giving the protein MAGYLKVLSSLSRSAATFSKNPAVLAPAATCQSLQQRNYGDKRIKVSQPVVEMDGDEMTRIIWEFIKEKLILSNVDVELKYYDLGLPYRDQTDDQVTIDSAIATQKYHVAVKCATITPDEQRVEEFKLKKMWKSPNGTIRNILGGTVFREPIICKNIPRLVPGWTQPITIGRHAFGDQYRATDFVISQPGTFKMVFSPTDGSKGQEWEVYKFPGGGCGMGMYNTDESISGFAHSCFQYAIGKKWPLYLSTKNTILKAYDGRFKDIFEEIYQANYKPEFDKLKIWYEHRLIDDMVAQVLKSDGAFVWACKNYDGDVQSDILAQGFGSLGLMTSVLVCPDGKTIEAEAAHGTVTRHYREHQKGNPTSTNPIASIFAWTRGLEHRGKLDGNPDLIKFALTLEKVCVETVESGVMTKDLAGCIHGLSKCKLNVHYVNTEDFLDAIKNNLDKALGK; this is encoded by the exons ATGGCTGGATACTTGAAGGTCCTCAGCTCTCTATCTAGGTCGGCGGCCACTTTCTCCAAAAACCCCGCGGTACTCGCGCCAGCTGCAACCTGCCAGAGTTTGCAACAGAGGAACT ATGGGGACAAGCGCATCAAGGTGTCCCAGCCTGTGGTGGAGATGGATGGAGATGAGATGACCAGGATCATCTGGGAGTTCATCAAAGAGAAG CTCATCCTCTCCAACGTGGATGTGGAGCTGAAGTACTACGACCTGGGTCTGCCATACCGTGACCAGACTGACGACCAGGTCACCATCGACTCTGCCATCGCCACCCAGAAGTACCATGTCGCTGTTAAATGTGCCACCATCACTCCTGATGAACAAAGAGTAGAAG AGTTCAAACTGAAGAAGATGTGGAAGAGCCCCAACGGAACCATCAGGAACATCCTGGGTGGCACAGTCTTCCGTGAGCCAATCATCTGCAAGAACATTCCCAGGCTTGTTCCAGGTTGGACACAGCCCATCACCATTGGCAGACATGCCTTTGGTGACCAG tacagagcaaCAGACTTTGTTATCAGCCAACCAGGCACATTCAAGATGGTCTTCTCTCCTACTGATGGGAGCAAAGGCCAGGAGTGGGAGGTCTACAAGTTCCCCGGAGGTGGCTGTGGAATGGGCATGTACAACACAGATGAG TCTATTTCAGGCTTTGCACATAGCTGCTTCCAGTACGCCATTGGCAAGAAGTGGCCCCTCTATCTGAGCACCAAGAACACCATTCTCAAAGCTTATGATGGCAGATTCAAGGACATCTTTGAGGAAATCTACCAGGC GAACTACAAGCCAGAGTTTGACAAGCTGAAGATCTGGTATGAGCACAGGCTCATTGATGACATGGTTGCCCAGGTGCTGAAGTCCGATGGTGCCTTCGTGTGGGCCTGCAAGAACTACGATGGAGACGTACAGTCTGACATTCTGGCTCAGG GTTTCGGCTCTCTGGGTCTGATGACGTCAGTGCTGGTATGTCCCGATGGTAAGACCATTGAGGCTGAGGCAGCCCACGGCACAGTGACCAGACACTACCGCGAGCACCAGAAG GGAAACCCAACCAGCACCAACCCCATTGCCAGCATCTTTGCCTGGACCAGAGGGCTTGAGCATCGGGGTAAACTTGATGGGAACCCTGACCTGATCAA GTTCGCCCTGACTCTGGAGAAGGTATGTGTGGAGACCGTTGAGAGTGGTGTTATGACTAAGGACCTCGCCGGCTGCATTCACGGACTTTCCAA ATGCAAGCTGAATGTACACTACGTCAACACTGAGGACTTCCTGGATGCCATCAAGAACAACCTGGACAAAGCCCTGggcaaataa
- the LOC139539949 gene encoding zinc finger protein 710-like isoform X1: MRSLKHLKHHTRNNVEEESGRLVRCYPKVVEGQVDAGTQTEPVVVLSLAQAAVLGLISQNEIFGATIAPNGFYMGEPREYARTPPTPEGMEYEYADQLIGANGDYLAEPVGESEHHSSERRRPGPRGRTRRPRSEGGATGEPPHRVPNIQTQVKGERGESDTPPSCIHMVKSRSSPGKTDEPATHRGPLKEEQNCGNCAVCVRETSSQTQTDARPEQGPEERREGGGEGQEEEVAEEEEGVLNLKTGGDRGDSPSPVMNRYFESSEVAYESADMAVGDYDESSQGMLWAADAEGIARRMQIDRLDVNVQIDESYCVDVGEGLKRWKCRMCEKSYTSKYNLVTHILGHNGIKPHECLHCGKLFKQPSHLQTHLLTHQGTRPHKCTVCKKAFTQTSHLKRHMLQHSDVKPYSCRFCGRGFAYPSELRSHENKHENGHCHVCSQCAMEFPTHAYLKRHQTSHQGPTTYQCTECNKSFAYRSQLQNHLMKHQNVRPYVCPECGMEFVQIHHLKQHSLTHKVLTPQALADQSMKEFKCEVCAREFTLSANLKRHMLIHASIRPFQCHVCFKTFVQKQTLKTHMIVHLPVKPFKCKVCGKSFNRMYNLLGHMHLHAGSKPFKCPYCSSKFNLKGNLSRHMKVKHGILDASPDGQAPPDIENQEDYDEDNFEFSERENLASNNTPDIAKLSELEYYSSYTKGAGRYKTA; the protein is encoded by the exons ATGAGATCCCTGAAACACCTCAAACATCACACCAGGAACAATGTG gaggaggagagtggcCGTCTGGTGCGGTGCTACCCCAAGGTGGTGGAGGGCCAGGTGGatgcaggaacacagacagaacccGTGGTGGTGCTGTCACTGGCCCAGGCTGCTGTCCTGGGCCTTATCTCCCAGAATGAGATCTTTGGCGCCACCATCGCCCCCAATGGCTTCTACATGGGCGAGCCCAGGGAGTATGCCAGGACCCCTCCTACTCCAGAGGGCATGGAGTATGAGTACGCTGACCAGCTGATTGGGGCCAACGGGGACTACCTGGCTGAGCCTGTAGGGGAGTCGGAGCACCACAGCAGTGAGAGGAGGCGCCCCGGGCCCAGAGGGAGGACCAGGAGACCCAGGAGTGAAGGAGGAGCGACAGGGGAGCCCCCTCATAGAGTCCCCAACATACAGACTCAGGTCAAAGGGGAGCGGGGAGAGTCTGACACCCCTCCGTCCTGCATCCACATGGTGAAGAGCCGTAGCAGCCCAGGCAAGACAGATGAGCCAGCCACTCACAGAGGGCCTCTGAAGGAGGAGCAGAACTGTGGtaactgtgctgtgtgtgtgagagagacgtcCAGTCAGACCCAGACAGACGCACGGCCAGAGCAGgggccagaggagaggagggagggaggaggagagggacaagaAGAGGAGGTAGCTGAGGAGGAAGAAGGAGTGTTGAACCTCAAGactggaggagacaggggagacagtcCCAGTCCCGTCATGAACCGCTACTTTGAGTCCAGCGAGGTGGCCTATGAGTCTGCTGACATGGCCGTGGGGGACTATGACGAGAGCAGCCAGGGCATGTTGTGGGCTGCAGACGCTGAGGGAATAGCCAGGCGCATGCAGATCGACCGGCTGGACGTCAACGTCCAGATAGATGAGTCCTACTGCGTGGATGTGGGAGAGGGCCTGAAGAGATGGAAGTGCCGCATGTGTGAGAAGTCTTATACCTCCAAGTACAACCTGGTCACCCACATCCTGGGCCACAACGGCATTAAGCCCCATGAGTGTCTGCACTGCGGAAAGCTGTTCAAGCAGCCCAGCCacctccagacccacctgctcacccACCAGGGCACCCGGCCACACAAGTGCACCGTGTGTAAGAAGGCCTTCACCCAGACCAGCCACCTGAAGAGGCACATGCTGCAGCACTCGGACGTCAAGCCTTACAGCTGCCGCTTCTGTGGCCGAGGCTTCGCCTACCCCAGCGAGCTCCGGTCCCACGAGAACAAACACGAGAACGGCCACTGCCATGTGTGTTCCCAGTGCGCCATGGAGTTCCCCACCCACGCCTACCTGAAGCGCCACCAGACCAGTCACCAGGGCCCCACCACCTACCAGTGCACTGAGTGCAACAAGTCCTTTGCCTACCGCAGCCAGCTTCAGAACCACCTCATGAAGCACCAGAACGTAAGGCCCTACGTCTGCCCAGAGTGTGGAATGGAGTTTGTCCAGATCCATCACCTCAAGCAGCATTCCCTCACTCACAAGGTACTGACACCACAGGCCCTCGCCGACCAG AGTATGAAGGAATTCAAATGTGAGGTGTGTGCCCGGGAGTTCACCCTCTCTGCTAACCTCAAGAGACACATGCTGATCCACGCCAGCATCAGGCCCTTCCAGTGTCACGTCTGCTTCAAGACCTTTGTCCAGAAACAGACCCTCAAAACACACATGATCGTCCACCTGCCTGTCAAGCCTTTCAAATGCAAG GTGTGTGGCAAATCTTTCAACAGAATGTACAACCTCCTGGGCCACATGCACCTCCACGCTGGCAGCAAGCCCTTCAAGTGTCCTTACTGCTCCAGCAAGTTCAACCTGAAGGGCAATCTGAGCCGACACATGAAGGTCAAACACGGCATCCTGGACGCTTCACCAGACGGACAAG CCCCCCCTGACATAGAGAACCAGGAGGACTATGACGAAGACAACTTTGAATTCAGCGAACGAGAGAACCTGGCCAGTAACAACACACCAGACATCGCTAAACTGTCTGAATTGGAGTATTATAGCAGCTACACCAAGGGTGCAGGGCGCTACAAAACTGCATGA
- the LOC139539949 gene encoding zinc finger protein 710-like isoform X2, whose amino-acid sequence MRSLKHLKHHTRNNVEEESGRLVRCYPKVVEGQVDAGTQTEPVVVLSLAQAAVLGLISQNEIFGATIAPNGFYMGEPREYARTPPTPEGMEYEYADQLIGANGDYLAEPVGESEHHSSERRRPGPRGRTRRPRSEGGATGEPPHRVPNIQTQVKGERGESDTPPSCIHMVKSRSSPGKTDEPATHRGPLKEEQNCGNCAVCVRETSSQTQTDARPEQGPEERREGGGEGQEEEVAEEEEGVLNLKTGGDRGDSPSPVMNRYFESSEVAYESADMAVGDYDESSQGMLWAADAEGIARRMQIDRLDVNVQIDESYCVDVGEGLKRWKCRMCEKSYTSKYNLVTHILGHNGIKPHECLHCGKLFKQPSHLQTHLLTHQGTRPHKCTVCKKAFTQTSHLKRHMLQHSDVKPYSCRFCGRGFAYPSELRSHENKHENGHCHVCSQCAMEFPTHAYLKRHQTSHQGPTTYQCTECNKSFAYRSQLQNHLMKHQNVRPYVCPECGMEFVQIHHLKQHSLTHKSMKEFKCEVCAREFTLSANLKRHMLIHASIRPFQCHVCFKTFVQKQTLKTHMIVHLPVKPFKCKVCGKSFNRMYNLLGHMHLHAGSKPFKCPYCSSKFNLKGNLSRHMKVKHGILDASPDGQAPPDIENQEDYDEDNFEFSERENLASNNTPDIAKLSELEYYSSYTKGAGRYKTA is encoded by the exons ATGAGATCCCTGAAACACCTCAAACATCACACCAGGAACAATGTG gaggaggagagtggcCGTCTGGTGCGGTGCTACCCCAAGGTGGTGGAGGGCCAGGTGGatgcaggaacacagacagaacccGTGGTGGTGCTGTCACTGGCCCAGGCTGCTGTCCTGGGCCTTATCTCCCAGAATGAGATCTTTGGCGCCACCATCGCCCCCAATGGCTTCTACATGGGCGAGCCCAGGGAGTATGCCAGGACCCCTCCTACTCCAGAGGGCATGGAGTATGAGTACGCTGACCAGCTGATTGGGGCCAACGGGGACTACCTGGCTGAGCCTGTAGGGGAGTCGGAGCACCACAGCAGTGAGAGGAGGCGCCCCGGGCCCAGAGGGAGGACCAGGAGACCCAGGAGTGAAGGAGGAGCGACAGGGGAGCCCCCTCATAGAGTCCCCAACATACAGACTCAGGTCAAAGGGGAGCGGGGAGAGTCTGACACCCCTCCGTCCTGCATCCACATGGTGAAGAGCCGTAGCAGCCCAGGCAAGACAGATGAGCCAGCCACTCACAGAGGGCCTCTGAAGGAGGAGCAGAACTGTGGtaactgtgctgtgtgtgtgagagagacgtcCAGTCAGACCCAGACAGACGCACGGCCAGAGCAGgggccagaggagaggagggagggaggaggagagggacaagaAGAGGAGGTAGCTGAGGAGGAAGAAGGAGTGTTGAACCTCAAGactggaggagacaggggagacagtcCCAGTCCCGTCATGAACCGCTACTTTGAGTCCAGCGAGGTGGCCTATGAGTCTGCTGACATGGCCGTGGGGGACTATGACGAGAGCAGCCAGGGCATGTTGTGGGCTGCAGACGCTGAGGGAATAGCCAGGCGCATGCAGATCGACCGGCTGGACGTCAACGTCCAGATAGATGAGTCCTACTGCGTGGATGTGGGAGAGGGCCTGAAGAGATGGAAGTGCCGCATGTGTGAGAAGTCTTATACCTCCAAGTACAACCTGGTCACCCACATCCTGGGCCACAACGGCATTAAGCCCCATGAGTGTCTGCACTGCGGAAAGCTGTTCAAGCAGCCCAGCCacctccagacccacctgctcacccACCAGGGCACCCGGCCACACAAGTGCACCGTGTGTAAGAAGGCCTTCACCCAGACCAGCCACCTGAAGAGGCACATGCTGCAGCACTCGGACGTCAAGCCTTACAGCTGCCGCTTCTGTGGCCGAGGCTTCGCCTACCCCAGCGAGCTCCGGTCCCACGAGAACAAACACGAGAACGGCCACTGCCATGTGTGTTCCCAGTGCGCCATGGAGTTCCCCACCCACGCCTACCTGAAGCGCCACCAGACCAGTCACCAGGGCCCCACCACCTACCAGTGCACTGAGTGCAACAAGTCCTTTGCCTACCGCAGCCAGCTTCAGAACCACCTCATGAAGCACCAGAACGTAAGGCCCTACGTCTGCCCAGAGTGTGGAATGGAGTTTGTCCAGATCCATCACCTCAAGCAGCATTCCCTCACTCACAAG AGTATGAAGGAATTCAAATGTGAGGTGTGTGCCCGGGAGTTCACCCTCTCTGCTAACCTCAAGAGACACATGCTGATCCACGCCAGCATCAGGCCCTTCCAGTGTCACGTCTGCTTCAAGACCTTTGTCCAGAAACAGACCCTCAAAACACACATGATCGTCCACCTGCCTGTCAAGCCTTTCAAATGCAAG GTGTGTGGCAAATCTTTCAACAGAATGTACAACCTCCTGGGCCACATGCACCTCCACGCTGGCAGCAAGCCCTTCAAGTGTCCTTACTGCTCCAGCAAGTTCAACCTGAAGGGCAATCTGAGCCGACACATGAAGGTCAAACACGGCATCCTGGACGCTTCACCAGACGGACAAG CCCCCCCTGACATAGAGAACCAGGAGGACTATGACGAAGACAACTTTGAATTCAGCGAACGAGAGAACCTGGCCAGTAACAACACACCAGACATCGCTAAACTGTCTGAATTGGAGTATTATAGCAGCTACACCAAGGGTGCAGGGCGCTACAAAACTGCATGA
- the LOC139539949 gene encoding zinc finger protein 710-like isoform X3: MRSLKHLKHHTRNNVEEESGRLVRCYPKVVEGQVDAGTQTEPVVVLSLAQAAVLGLISQNEIFGATIAPNGFYMGEPREYARTPPTPEGMEYEYADQLIGANGDYLAEPVGESEHHSSERRRPGPRGRTRRPRSEGGATGEPPHRVPNIQTQVKGERGESDTPPSCIHMVKSRSSPGKTDEPATHRGPLKEEQNCGNCAVCVRETSSQTQTDARPEQGPEERREGGGEGQEEEVAEEEEGVLNLKTGGDRGDSPSPVMNRYFESSEVAYESADMAVGDYDESSQGMLWAADAEGIARRMQIDRLDVNVQIDESYCVDVGEGLKRWKCRMCEKSYTSKYNLVTHILGHNGIKPHECLHCGKLFKQPSHLQTHLLTHQGTRPHKCTVCKKAFTQTSHLKRHMLQHSDVKPYSCRFCGRGFAYPSELRSHENKHENGHCHVCSQCAMEFPTHAYLKRHQTSHQGPTTYQCTECNKSFAYRSQLQNHLMKHQNVRPYVCPECGMEFVQIHHLKQHSLTHKVLTPQALADQSMKEFKCEVCAREFTLSANLKRHMLIHASIRPFQCHVCFKTFVQKQTLKTHMIVHLPVKPFKCKVCGKSFNRMYNLLGHMHLHAGSKPFKCPYCSSKFNLKGNLSRHMKVKHGILDASPDGQVVLGLDMPVSIGREG; the protein is encoded by the exons ATGAGATCCCTGAAACACCTCAAACATCACACCAGGAACAATGTG gaggaggagagtggcCGTCTGGTGCGGTGCTACCCCAAGGTGGTGGAGGGCCAGGTGGatgcaggaacacagacagaacccGTGGTGGTGCTGTCACTGGCCCAGGCTGCTGTCCTGGGCCTTATCTCCCAGAATGAGATCTTTGGCGCCACCATCGCCCCCAATGGCTTCTACATGGGCGAGCCCAGGGAGTATGCCAGGACCCCTCCTACTCCAGAGGGCATGGAGTATGAGTACGCTGACCAGCTGATTGGGGCCAACGGGGACTACCTGGCTGAGCCTGTAGGGGAGTCGGAGCACCACAGCAGTGAGAGGAGGCGCCCCGGGCCCAGAGGGAGGACCAGGAGACCCAGGAGTGAAGGAGGAGCGACAGGGGAGCCCCCTCATAGAGTCCCCAACATACAGACTCAGGTCAAAGGGGAGCGGGGAGAGTCTGACACCCCTCCGTCCTGCATCCACATGGTGAAGAGCCGTAGCAGCCCAGGCAAGACAGATGAGCCAGCCACTCACAGAGGGCCTCTGAAGGAGGAGCAGAACTGTGGtaactgtgctgtgtgtgtgagagagacgtcCAGTCAGACCCAGACAGACGCACGGCCAGAGCAGgggccagaggagaggagggagggaggaggagagggacaagaAGAGGAGGTAGCTGAGGAGGAAGAAGGAGTGTTGAACCTCAAGactggaggagacaggggagacagtcCCAGTCCCGTCATGAACCGCTACTTTGAGTCCAGCGAGGTGGCCTATGAGTCTGCTGACATGGCCGTGGGGGACTATGACGAGAGCAGCCAGGGCATGTTGTGGGCTGCAGACGCTGAGGGAATAGCCAGGCGCATGCAGATCGACCGGCTGGACGTCAACGTCCAGATAGATGAGTCCTACTGCGTGGATGTGGGAGAGGGCCTGAAGAGATGGAAGTGCCGCATGTGTGAGAAGTCTTATACCTCCAAGTACAACCTGGTCACCCACATCCTGGGCCACAACGGCATTAAGCCCCATGAGTGTCTGCACTGCGGAAAGCTGTTCAAGCAGCCCAGCCacctccagacccacctgctcacccACCAGGGCACCCGGCCACACAAGTGCACCGTGTGTAAGAAGGCCTTCACCCAGACCAGCCACCTGAAGAGGCACATGCTGCAGCACTCGGACGTCAAGCCTTACAGCTGCCGCTTCTGTGGCCGAGGCTTCGCCTACCCCAGCGAGCTCCGGTCCCACGAGAACAAACACGAGAACGGCCACTGCCATGTGTGTTCCCAGTGCGCCATGGAGTTCCCCACCCACGCCTACCTGAAGCGCCACCAGACCAGTCACCAGGGCCCCACCACCTACCAGTGCACTGAGTGCAACAAGTCCTTTGCCTACCGCAGCCAGCTTCAGAACCACCTCATGAAGCACCAGAACGTAAGGCCCTACGTCTGCCCAGAGTGTGGAATGGAGTTTGTCCAGATCCATCACCTCAAGCAGCATTCCCTCACTCACAAGGTACTGACACCACAGGCCCTCGCCGACCAG AGTATGAAGGAATTCAAATGTGAGGTGTGTGCCCGGGAGTTCACCCTCTCTGCTAACCTCAAGAGACACATGCTGATCCACGCCAGCATCAGGCCCTTCCAGTGTCACGTCTGCTTCAAGACCTTTGTCCAGAAACAGACCCTCAAAACACACATGATCGTCCACCTGCCTGTCAAGCCTTTCAAATGCAAG GTGTGTGGCAAATCTTTCAACAGAATGTACAACCTCCTGGGCCACATGCACCTCCACGCTGGCAGCAAGCCCTTCAAGTGTCCTTACTGCTCCAGCAAGTTCAACCTGAAGGGCAATCTGAGCCGACACATGAAGGTCAAACACGGCATCCTGGACGCTTCACCAGACGGACAAG TTGTGCTTGGACTAGACATGCCTGTCTCTATCggtagagagggatag